A single genomic interval of Agromyces cerinus harbors:
- a CDS encoding LGFP repeat-containing protein has protein sequence MGGLLAAVLVIGGVGLTETVGQVPAANAANGSDFNPGMIITDAVFYDSGTMTVAQIQSFLNARVPTCRSGYVCLKSYRQTTTSQPARSEGCSAYSGQTSETAATIIYKVARACGINPRTLLVLLEKEQALVSDTWPSSRQYRSATGYGCPDTADCDANYYGFFNQVYHASWQFKKYRARPADRAYQAGRTNTILWHPNAACGSSKVYIQNQATAGLYLYTPYRPNAAALANLYGTGDGCSSYGNRNFWRIFTDWFGSTGAYAVDPHLSALFTSTGGSVGTLGNATDTPVKYADGGVGQEFQRGWAYWHTSTGAYRTAATIGRSYIALKGPTGVLGYPTTNPKAEPNSGSSQKFQRGWLYWSSATSIHIVSGPIGNSYATLKGPSGVLGYPLAAAVAGPDGGSGQRFQGGWLYSSPTTSIHRVSGAIATAYQAAKGPSGPLGYPIAAQKTEANGWVSQAFQKGVFYSSSATGARYVLTAMQSGYLAEGGVAGSLGGPVESTKAYGAGFGQKFQKGWLYWSQATGFDRSWGAIGNSYAALKGPSGVLGFPLGPPKYTSTWSTQAFEKGTLYSSTTGGIHYLLSAMDKAYTAAGGVAGPFGVPADSTKSYADGGQGQRFSKAWLYWSAATGLDSTVGRLGSSHAALGGGGGVLGYPVAAQKSEPGGALSQQFTGGGLYWSPTRGIHYVAKSLNVEYQRLGGVGGTLGHPIDSTKTYKNGVGQRFEKGWLFWSAKGGFVITTGTIASSYITLGGPDGVLGYPVAARTSQARGGYAQEFANGWLTWSSATGVDRVARPIGEHYFTKEGGPGGSLGYPVGSTVTKSGGVLEQQFERGRLRWTSAGGTVRY, from the coding sequence ATGGGAGGGCTGCTCGCAGCCGTGCTCGTCATCGGTGGTGTGGGGCTCACGGAGACGGTCGGGCAGGTGCCCGCCGCGAACGCGGCCAACGGGAGTGATTTCAATCCCGGCATGATCATCACGGACGCGGTCTTCTACGACAGCGGCACCATGACGGTCGCGCAGATCCAGTCCTTCCTGAACGCACGAGTGCCGACGTGCCGCAGTGGGTACGTGTGCCTGAAGAGCTACCGCCAGACGACGACCTCGCAGCCCGCCCGCAGCGAGGGCTGCTCGGCGTATTCCGGTCAGACGAGCGAGACGGCTGCGACGATCATCTACAAGGTCGCCCGCGCATGCGGGATCAATCCCCGCACGCTCCTGGTGCTCCTCGAGAAGGAGCAGGCTCTCGTCTCGGACACTTGGCCGTCGTCGCGCCAGTACCGATCGGCGACCGGCTACGGATGCCCTGACACCGCCGACTGCGATGCGAACTACTACGGGTTCTTCAATCAGGTGTACCACGCGTCGTGGCAGTTCAAGAAGTATCGTGCGCGCCCCGCCGATCGCGCCTACCAGGCCGGGCGGACCAACACGATCCTCTGGCACCCGAACGCGGCGTGCGGCTCCTCGAAGGTCTACATCCAGAACCAGGCCACGGCAGGGCTCTACCTCTACACCCCCTATCGGCCGAACGCAGCGGCACTCGCGAACCTCTACGGAACGGGCGACGGTTGCTCGAGCTACGGGAACCGGAACTTCTGGCGCATCTTCACGGACTGGTTCGGATCGACCGGTGCGTATGCGGTCGATCCGCATCTCTCGGCATTGTTCACCTCGACGGGCGGGTCGGTCGGGACGCTCGGCAACGCCACCGACACCCCGGTGAAGTACGCAGATGGCGGAGTCGGCCAGGAGTTCCAACGTGGTTGGGCGTACTGGCACACCTCGACCGGGGCGTATCGAACCGCCGCAACCATCGGGCGCTCCTACATCGCCCTCAAGGGCCCGACCGGGGTGCTGGGGTATCCGACGACGAACCCGAAGGCGGAGCCGAACTCCGGATCCAGCCAGAAGTTCCAACGGGGCTGGCTCTACTGGTCCAGTGCGACGAGCATCCACATCGTCTCCGGGCCCATCGGCAACTCGTACGCCACGCTGAAGGGACCGTCCGGCGTGCTCGGGTACCCCCTGGCAGCAGCGGTGGCCGGACCCGACGGCGGATCGGGGCAGCGATTCCAAGGCGGCTGGCTCTACTCGTCGCCGACGACGAGCATCCACCGCGTCTCAGGTGCGATCGCGACCGCGTATCAGGCGGCGAAGGGCCCCTCGGGTCCGCTCGGCTACCCGATCGCCGCACAGAAGACCGAGGCGAACGGGTGGGTCAGCCAGGCGTTCCAGAAGGGCGTCTTCTACAGCTCGAGCGCCACCGGCGCGCGATACGTGCTCACCGCCATGCAGAGCGGCTACCTGGCAGAGGGCGGCGTCGCCGGCTCCCTCGGTGGGCCGGTGGAGTCGACGAAGGCGTACGGCGCCGGATTCGGCCAGAAGTTCCAGAAGGGCTGGCTGTACTGGTCGCAGGCGACGGGCTTCGATCGCTCGTGGGGCGCCATCGGCAACTCCTATGCCGCGCTCAAGGGTCCTTCGGGGGTGCTCGGGTTCCCACTCGGGCCCCCGAAGTACACGAGCACATGGTCGACGCAGGCGTTCGAGAAGGGCACCCTGTATTCCTCGACGACCGGCGGCATCCACTACCTGCTCTCCGCGATGGACAAGGCGTACACGGCTGCGGGCGGCGTCGCCGGCCCGTTCGGCGTGCCTGCCGACAGCACCAAGTCGTACGCCGATGGCGGTCAGGGGCAGCGGTTCAGCAAGGCGTGGCTCTACTGGTCGGCCGCGACGGGGCTCGACAGCACGGTCGGCCGTCTCGGGTCGTCCCATGCGGCGCTCGGCGGTGGCGGAGGGGTGCTCGGCTACCCCGTGGCCGCACAGAAGTCCGAACCCGGTGGCGCGCTCAGCCAGCAGTTCACCGGTGGTGGGCTGTACTGGTCGCCGACGCGGGGCATCCACTACGTCGCGAAGTCGCTGAATGTGGAGTACCAGAGGCTCGGCGGCGTCGGTGGGACGCTCGGACACCCGATCGACAGTACGAAGACCTACAAGAACGGGGTCGGTCAGCGGTTCGAGAAGGGCTGGCTGTTCTGGTCGGCGAAGGGCGGCTTCGTCATCACCACCGGAACGATCGCCTCGTCGTACATCACGCTCGGGGGACCCGACGGCGTCCTCGGGTACCCGGTCGCCGCCCGCACGTCCCAGGCGCGGGGCGGCTACGCCCAGGAGTTCGCGAACGGTTGGCTGACCTGGTCGTCCGCCACCGGGGTCGACCGCGTCGCGCGCCCGATCGGCGAGCACTACTTCACGAAGGAAGGGGGGCCGGGCGGATCGCTCGGCTATCCGGTGGGGAGCACGGTGACCAAGTCCGGCGGCGTGCTCGAGCAGCAGTTCGAGCGTGGGCGCCTTCGGTGGACCTCCGCCGGCGGGACCGTGCGCTACTGA
- a CDS encoding glycosyltransferase: MSRPRILCISFSHFLADSRVLRQLKVLERFGDVTTVGYGAAPEGVAEHLEIDASLPSLPQTVGGVAKLAVRAYRSVEFDAPAVRRAKELIGDRSFDLVVANEARALPLAHHVAAGAPVWGDMHEWAPQERTHVLSWRLLVAPFMTWVCREYLPRTAAVSTINGSIAELYEREFGVRSRIVRNAIDLQPLAPSPLAPDRIRLVHSGGAVPGRSIETLIEATKQLDERFTLDLYLVKARGADAYWQSLVDSAAASDRITVHDPVAPAELPSVLNAFDVGVFVLPPRTMNHRLMLPNKFFDMVQARLALVFSTAVETDALIERFDLGRISPGFGVAELVEALSTLTHDDVARFKANADIAAATLNSAEDERVEAEIITSLLAR, encoded by the coding sequence GTGTCCAGACCGCGCATCCTCTGCATCTCCTTCTCGCATTTCCTCGCCGACTCCAGGGTGCTGCGACAGCTGAAGGTCCTGGAACGCTTCGGCGACGTCACCACAGTGGGATACGGCGCAGCACCGGAAGGCGTCGCCGAGCATCTCGAGATCGACGCCTCGCTGCCGTCCCTTCCGCAGACCGTCGGCGGCGTGGCGAAGCTGGCGGTGCGGGCCTACCGGTCGGTCGAGTTCGACGCTCCGGCCGTCCGCCGCGCGAAGGAGCTCATCGGCGACCGTTCATTCGACCTCGTCGTCGCCAACGAGGCGCGCGCACTGCCGCTCGCACACCACGTGGCCGCCGGGGCACCGGTCTGGGGCGACATGCACGAATGGGCGCCGCAGGAACGCACGCACGTGCTGTCCTGGAGACTGCTCGTCGCACCGTTCATGACCTGGGTGTGCCGCGAGTACCTGCCGCGCACTGCGGCCGTCTCGACCATCAACGGTTCGATCGCCGAGCTGTACGAGCGGGAGTTCGGGGTGCGATCCCGAATCGTGCGCAACGCGATCGATCTTCAGCCGCTCGCGCCGTCCCCGCTCGCGCCCGATCGGATCCGGCTGGTGCACAGCGGGGGAGCGGTGCCCGGTCGCAGCATCGAGACGCTCATCGAGGCGACCAAACAGCTCGACGAGCGGTTCACGCTCGACCTCTACCTCGTGAAGGCGCGCGGTGCCGATGCCTATTGGCAGAGCCTTGTCGACAGCGCGGCCGCAAGTGATCGCATCACGGTGCACGACCCGGTCGCGCCTGCTGAGCTGCCGAGCGTCCTGAACGCATTCGACGTCGGCGTGTTCGTCCTGCCTCCGCGCACGATGAACCATCGGCTCATGCTGCCCAACAAGTTCTTCGACATGGTGCAGGCGAGGCTCGCACTGGTCTTCAGCACGGCGGTGGAGACCGACGCGCTGATCGAGCGCTTCGACCTCGGCCGGATCTCGCCCGGGTTCGGGGTCGCCGAACTCGTCGAGGCGCTGTCGACGCTCACGCACGACGACGTCGCGCGTTTCAAGGCGAACGCCGATATCGCGGCCGCGACGCTGAACTCGGCAGAGGACGAGCGGGTCGAGGCCGAGATCATCACGTCGCTGCTCGCCCGCTGA
- a CDS encoding nucleotide sugar dehydrogenase, giving the protein MKIAVIALGKIGLPLAVQFASKGHDVVGVDVNPRTVELVNAAVEPFPGEAELQDRLSELVPAGRLRATTDYADAVPGADAVVLVVPLFVDAEARPDFGWMDAATRSLGEHLTAGTLVAYETTLPVGTTRDRWKPLLEETSGLTEGEDFHLVFSPERVLTGRVFADLRKYPKLVGGLSEAGAAAAVDFYEAVLDFDERPDLPRPNGVWDLGSAEASELAKLAETTYRDVNIGLANQFARFAQKSGIDIYKVIDASNSQPYSHIHQPGIAVGGHCIPVYPRLYLWNDPDATVVRAAREANLAMPDYAVGMLEGAFGDLAGARVVVLGAAYRGGVKETAFSGVFDTVASLKARGAHVLVHDPLYTDEELAGYGFTPYHLGETVDAAIVQADHAEYRDLGPADLPGVRAFIDGRRVSSPDVWGDVVYRVIGRA; this is encoded by the coding sequence GTGAAGATCGCCGTCATCGCACTCGGCAAGATCGGACTCCCGCTCGCGGTGCAGTTCGCCTCGAAGGGTCACGACGTCGTCGGCGTCGACGTCAACCCGCGCACCGTCGAACTCGTGAATGCCGCCGTCGAGCCGTTCCCGGGCGAGGCGGAGCTGCAAGACCGCCTCTCGGAGCTCGTGCCGGCGGGCCGTCTGCGTGCGACCACCGACTACGCCGACGCCGTCCCCGGCGCCGACGCCGTCGTGCTCGTCGTCCCGCTCTTCGTCGACGCCGAGGCACGCCCGGACTTCGGATGGATGGACGCCGCCACGCGCTCGCTCGGCGAGCACCTGACGGCCGGAACGCTGGTCGCCTACGAGACGACGCTGCCCGTCGGAACCACGCGCGACCGGTGGAAGCCGCTGCTCGAGGAGACCTCGGGCCTCACGGAGGGTGAGGACTTCCACCTCGTCTTCTCGCCCGAGCGGGTCCTCACCGGCCGGGTGTTCGCCGACCTGCGCAAGTACCCGAAGCTCGTCGGCGGCCTCTCGGAGGCGGGCGCTGCCGCGGCGGTCGACTTCTACGAGGCGGTTCTCGACTTCGACGAGCGCCCCGATCTGCCCCGACCCAACGGCGTCTGGGATCTCGGTTCGGCCGAGGCATCCGAGCTCGCGAAGCTCGCCGAGACGACGTACCGCGATGTGAACATCGGACTCGCGAACCAGTTCGCCCGGTTCGCGCAGAAGAGCGGCATCGACATCTACAAGGTCATCGACGCGTCGAACTCCCAGCCGTACAGCCACATCCACCAGCCCGGCATCGCGGTCGGCGGACACTGCATCCCCGTCTACCCCCGCCTCTACCTGTGGAACGACCCCGACGCGACCGTCGTCCGCGCTGCACGCGAGGCCAACCTGGCCATGCCCGACTACGCGGTCGGCATGCTCGAGGGCGCGTTCGGCGACCTCGCGGGCGCCCGTGTCGTCGTGCTCGGCGCCGCCTATCGCGGTGGCGTCAAGGAGACCGCCTTCTCCGGTGTCTTCGACACCGTCGCCTCACTGAAGGCGCGCGGCGCCCACGTGCTCGTGCATGATCCGCTGTACACCGATGAGGAGCTCGCGGGCTACGGCTTCACCCCGTATCACCTGGGCGAAACCGTCGACGCCGCGATCGTCCAGGCCGACCACGCCGAGTACCGCGACCTCGGCCCGGCCGACCTTCCCGGCGTCCGGGCGTTCATCGATGGTCGCCGCGTGAGCTCGCCCGACGTCTGGGGCGACGTCGTCTACCGGGTCATCGGGCGCGCCTGA